Proteins encoded within one genomic window of Methanothrix harundinacea 6Ac:
- the nifB gene encoding nitrogenase cofactor biosynthesis protein NifB, protein MSENAYPTAKVGDQEVPWDPEQLRRIQEHPCFSEKACHRFGRMHLAVAPRCNIQCNYCIRDFDCVNETRPGVTSQVLTPAEALQRVDEVMEKLHYIKVVAVAGPGEPLYNEATFETFRLVGEKYPKLILCVSTNGLLLPDEIERLDSLGVSNVTVTLNAVDPNIGKEIYEHVIYAGKKYTGLEAAELLLDHQLRGLEEAVRRKMIVKVNTVLIPTINDGHIMDITKRIKRLGVYIQNVMPLIPQYRFAHLSPPTPAEKRAVQDELAKVMKQMRHCRQCRSDAIGKLGCDVQQEFDKSEKADKS, encoded by the coding sequence ATGAGCGAGAATGCCTATCCCACCGCCAAGGTCGGCGACCAGGAGGTTCCCTGGGATCCGGAGCAGCTGAGGAGGATCCAGGAGCACCCCTGCTTCAGCGAGAAGGCCTGCCACCGGTTCGGCAGGATGCACCTCGCCGTCGCCCCTCGATGCAACATCCAGTGCAACTACTGCATCCGGGACTTCGACTGCGTCAACGAGACGAGGCCCGGGGTGACGAGCCAGGTCCTGACCCCCGCAGAGGCGCTCCAGCGGGTCGACGAGGTGATGGAGAAGCTCCACTACATCAAGGTGGTGGCGGTCGCAGGCCCCGGCGAGCCCCTCTACAACGAGGCGACCTTCGAGACCTTCAGGCTGGTGGGGGAGAAGTATCCGAAGCTCATCTTATGCGTCAGCACCAACGGCCTCCTCCTCCCCGATGAGATCGAACGGCTCGACAGCCTCGGCGTCAGCAACGTCACCGTCACCCTCAACGCCGTCGACCCCAATATCGGAAAGGAGATCTACGAGCACGTCATCTATGCCGGCAAGAAGTACACCGGCCTGGAGGCGGCCGAGCTCCTCCTCGACCACCAGCTGAGGGGGCTGGAAGAGGCGGTCAGGAGGAAGATGATCGTCAAGGTGAACACCGTCCTGATACCGACGATCAACGACGGCCACATCATGGATATCACAAAGAGGATCAAGAGGCTCGGGGTTTACATCCAGAACGTGATGCCCCTGATCCCCCAGTACCGGTTCGCCCACCTATCGCCCCCGACCCCGGCCGAGAAGAGGGCGGTCCAGGACGAGCTCGCCAAGGTGATGAAGCAGATGAGGCACTGCCGACAGTGCAGGTCCGACGCCATCGGAAAGCTCGGCTGCGACGTCCAGCAGGAGTTCGATAAGTCCGAAAAGGCCGATAAGTCGTAG
- a CDS encoding signal recognition particle subunit SRP19/SEC65 family protein — MSSKDGRWVIWPAYIDAGRSRGQGRAVSRRDAVEEPTVDEILVAALEMGLQAEAERDKHYPKEWWEKSGRVRVQKKGPKAALVREIATRIRRRRG; from the coding sequence ATGTCCAGCAAAGACGGCCGATGGGTGATCTGGCCCGCCTACATCGACGCCGGGAGGTCGAGGGGCCAGGGGAGGGCGGTGTCGAGGCGCGATGCCGTCGAGGAGCCCACCGTCGACGAGATCCTCGTCGCCGCCTTGGAGATGGGTCTCCAGGCGGAGGCGGAGAGGGATAAGCATTACCCTAAGGAGTGGTGGGAGAAGTCCGGCAGGGTGAGGGTCCAGAAGAAGGGGCCGAAGGCCGCTCTGGTCAGAGAGATCGCCACCAGGATCCGAAGGCGACGTGGCTGA
- a CDS encoding DUF211 domain-containing protein — protein MTTAIRRLVLDVLKPHVPTILELAEALSKLGGITGVNLSLSEVDQQTETIKITIKGDKIDYLAVESVIEDFGGVIHSIDEVVAGKEIVEGVETAQDR, from the coding sequence ATGACCACCGCCATCAGACGTTTGGTACTTGACGTATTGAAGCCCCATGTCCCCACCATCCTCGAGCTCGCCGAGGCTCTGAGCAAGCTCGGCGGGATAACCGGGGTGAACCTCAGCCTCTCCGAGGTGGACCAGCAGACCGAGACGATCAAGATCACCATCAAGGGGGATAAGATAGACTACCTGGCTGTGGAGTCGGTGATCGAGGACTTCGGCGGCGTAATCCACAGCATCGACGAGGTCGTGGCAGGAAAGGAGATCGTAGAAGGCGTGGAGACCGCCCAGGACCGGTGA
- a CDS encoding histidinol phosphate phosphatase domain-containing protein encodes MIDLHTHTVFSDGELIPSELVRRAEMKGCRALGITDHVDFTNVEFVISQVSKVKALEDVLEMRILAGVELTHVPPAKMERLATLARRIGADLVVVHGETAVEPVAPGTNRRAIEIGVDILAHPGFITPEEVDLARDNGVCLELTARRGHNMTNGHVARLALEAGARIVVDTDAHAPEDLIDRERAIEIARGAGLTLERATAVVDKHAIIDL; translated from the coding sequence ATGATCGACCTTCACACCCATACCGTCTTCAGCGACGGCGAGCTGATCCCTTCCGAGCTGGTCCGGCGGGCCGAGATGAAGGGGTGCCGCGCCCTGGGGATCACCGATCACGTCGACTTCACCAACGTCGAGTTCGTCATCAGCCAGGTCTCGAAGGTCAAGGCGCTGGAGGATGTCCTGGAGATGAGGATCCTCGCCGGGGTCGAGCTGACCCACGTCCCCCCGGCGAAGATGGAGCGGCTGGCGACCCTGGCCCGGAGGATCGGAGCCGACCTCGTCGTCGTCCACGGGGAGACGGCCGTCGAGCCGGTGGCCCCCGGGACTAACCGGAGAGCGATAGAGATCGGGGTCGATATCCTCGCCCACCCCGGCTTCATCACCCCCGAGGAGGTGGACCTGGCGAGGGATAACGGCGTCTGCCTCGAGCTGACCGCCCGCCGCGGCCACAACATGACGAACGGCCACGTCGCCCGCCTCGCCCTGGAGGCGGGGGCGAGGATCGTCGTCGACACCGACGCCCACGCCCCCGAGGACCTGATCGACCGCGAGAGGGCGATCGAGATCGCCCGGGGGGCGGGGCTCACCCTGGAGCGGGCGACGGCTGTCGTCGACAAACACGCCATAATCGACCTCTGA
- a CDS encoding DUF2209 domain-containing protein, with translation MVAVDISGRHAVAGRYIMVSASVAARISPEGVERTRRMRLVPRVAESVDMEVVIGLMEESVRGLSGVVLAERGDLYNLERWRVESILGREFKYPESRGERRAVELAHHASFAGRRLALRLMDEGWDSVEG, from the coding sequence GTGGTGGCCGTCGACATATCGGGGAGGCACGCCGTGGCCGGAAGATACATCATGGTCTCCGCCTCGGTGGCGGCGAGGATATCCCCCGAGGGGGTCGAGAGGACGAGGAGGATGAGGCTCGTCCCCCGGGTGGCGGAGTCGGTGGATATGGAGGTGGTGATCGGCCTCATGGAGGAGTCGGTCCGGGGGCTCTCCGGCGTCGTCCTCGCCGAGAGGGGCGACCTCTACAACCTCGAGCGGTGGAGGGTCGAGAGCATCCTGGGACGGGAGTTCAAGTACCCCGAGTCCCGGGGGGAGAGGAGGGCGGTGGAGCTCGCCCACCACGCCTCCTTCGCCGGCCGGAGGCTGGCCCTGAGGCTGATGGATGAGGGGTGGGATTCGGTTGAGGGATGA
- the hflX gene encoding GTPase HflX, with product MRREKTAVLLFREDPREDLRPEEVTELRGLAEAAGYTVLAEVFQRRGRDRRFQLGRGKVVEAASLGPDKLIFNEPLSPGQIFNIGKEFEIPPMDRFNLILEIFASRASTREAKLQVELARLSYEAPFVRTIESLKKLSERPGYRGSGSYDVSMYRDIKGRMAKIRAELRAVEETGVRRRERRRKLGFDLVALAGYTNAGKSTLFNRLAEEAVAAKDQPFTTLSPTTRAVAARDRRFLLTDTVGFIDDLPLFLIKAFRSTLAEIVEADLVLLVVDLSDPPEVLRERVASCHGALWDCGCYAPLVSVLNKVDLITPEEAEERCRLLEDLAPTPVLVSAREGLGLEALLDAILEKLPPLEEFLVRLPASEAGMGQLSRLYEVAEPLEVRYGEEVEVLLRGRREIVAKALRGAERPEADQDMDDRSGAATAPEARPPKPGDPPPDGE from the coding sequence ATGAGACGGGAGAAGACGGCGGTCCTCCTCTTCCGGGAGGACCCGAGGGAAGACCTCCGCCCGGAGGAGGTGACCGAGCTCCGGGGGCTCGCCGAGGCGGCGGGATACACCGTCCTCGCCGAGGTATTCCAGAGGAGGGGGAGGGACCGGAGGTTTCAGCTCGGGAGGGGGAAGGTCGTCGAGGCCGCCTCCCTCGGTCCTGATAAGCTGATCTTCAACGAGCCCCTCAGCCCCGGCCAGATCTTCAACATAGGAAAGGAGTTCGAGATTCCTCCCATGGACAGGTTCAACCTGATCCTGGAGATCTTCGCCTCCCGGGCCTCCACCCGGGAGGCGAAGCTCCAGGTGGAGCTCGCCCGCCTCTCCTATGAGGCCCCCTTCGTCCGGACGATCGAGTCCCTCAAGAAGCTGAGCGAGCGGCCCGGCTACCGGGGCTCGGGGAGCTACGACGTCTCGATGTACCGGGACATCAAGGGGAGGATGGCGAAGATCAGGGCCGAGCTGAGGGCGGTGGAGGAGACGGGCGTCCGCCGGCGGGAGCGGAGGAGGAAGCTCGGCTTCGATCTGGTGGCCCTGGCCGGCTACACCAACGCCGGAAAGAGCACCCTATTCAACCGCCTCGCCGAGGAGGCGGTGGCCGCCAAAGACCAGCCCTTCACCACCCTCTCGCCGACGACCCGGGCGGTGGCGGCGCGGGATCGGCGATTCCTCCTCACCGACACGGTGGGGTTCATCGACGACCTCCCCCTCTTCCTGATCAAGGCCTTCCGGTCCACCCTGGCGGAGATCGTCGAGGCGGACCTCGTCCTGCTGGTGGTGGACCTCTCCGATCCCCCCGAGGTTCTGAGGGAGAGGGTCGCCTCCTGCCACGGGGCCCTCTGGGACTGTGGCTGCTACGCACCCCTCGTCTCGGTCCTGAACAAGGTCGATCTGATAACCCCGGAGGAGGCCGAGGAGAGGTGCAGGCTCCTGGAGGACCTCGCCCCCACCCCCGTCCTCGTCTCCGCCCGGGAGGGGCTCGGCCTGGAGGCCCTCCTCGACGCCATCCTGGAGAAGCTCCCTCCCCTGGAGGAGTTCCTCGTCCGCCTCCCGGCGTCGGAGGCGGGGATGGGGCAGCTCTCCCGCCTCTACGAGGTGGCGGAGCCGCTGGAGGTGAGGTACGGGGAGGAGGTCGAGGTCCTCCTCCGGGGGAGGAGAGAGATCGTCGCCAAGGCCCTGAGGGGGGCGGAGAGGCCGGAGGCGGATCAGGATATGGACGATCGGTCCGGGGCGGCAACGGCGCCGGAGGCGCGGCCGCCGAAACCGGGAGATCCGCCCCCGGATGGGGAATGA
- a CDS encoding UPF0280 family protein, producing the protein MTDKTVLLRERFQLKETIVTITFQERSHLEAAKEEIAIQRALLEEFIRADPFFLVTLEPYDLSIGEAPEIVREMARAGRAVGIGPMSAVAGTIARFALGAMMEAGATYAIVDNGGDVALIADRPVLMGIYAGPSPLKDLAFEIAPRTEPLGICTSSGTVGPSISFGSADAAVAISDDVSLADAAATALGNAVGSASQLADSFGAVAVPGVAGALVIRGEEMALWGEVPPLRRASLRPELITRA; encoded by the coding sequence ATGACCGATAAGACGGTCCTTCTGAGGGAGAGGTTCCAGCTGAAGGAGACGATCGTCACCATCACCTTCCAGGAGCGGTCCCACCTCGAGGCGGCGAAGGAGGAGATAGCGATCCAGCGAGCCCTCCTCGAGGAGTTCATCCGGGCCGACCCCTTCTTCCTCGTAACCCTGGAGCCCTACGACCTTTCGATCGGCGAGGCGCCCGAGATCGTCCGGGAGATGGCGAGGGCTGGCCGGGCCGTCGGGATCGGCCCCATGAGCGCCGTCGCCGGGACGATAGCGAGGTTCGCCCTGGGGGCGATGATGGAGGCGGGGGCGACCTACGCCATCGTCGACAACGGCGGGGACGTCGCCCTCATCGCCGACCGGCCCGTCCTGATGGGGATCTACGCCGGGCCATCCCCCCTGAAAGACCTAGCTTTCGAGATCGCCCCCCGGACGGAGCCGCTGGGGATCTGCACCAGCAGCGGGACCGTCGGCCCCTCCATCAGCTTCGGATCCGCCGACGCGGCCGTCGCCATCTCCGACGACGTCTCTCTCGCGGACGCCGCGGCAACGGCCCTCGGGAACGCCGTCGGATCGGCATCACAACTGGCCGACTCCTTCGGTGCGGTGGCGGTCCCGGGGGTGGCGGGGGCCCTGGTCATCCGGGGGGAGGAGATGGCTCTCTGGGGGGAGGTTCCGCCGCTCCGGCGGGCGAGCCTCCGGCCCGAGCTGATCACGAGGGCTTAA
- a CDS encoding type II toxin-antitoxin system VapC family toxin: MIVVDASVFLDLIFDYRSDRTAIADGLFTLMEEDGVPIFEPDAFKIEMIGQLVRRLTKEEATALAEEIFSNINFIEASELFDMAYSVAVLTGSRAIDSFYVAAAKLEEAFLVSNDKHQVESARRSGVEVYYLLDEFEEVRERIAK; this comes from the coding sequence ATGATCGTCGTCGATGCGTCGGTCTTCCTGGATCTGATCTTCGATTATCGCTCCGATAGGACTGCCATCGCCGACGGCCTCTTCACCTTGATGGAGGAAGATGGCGTTCCAATCTTCGAGCCTGACGCATTCAAGATTGAGATGATCGGGCAGCTCGTCAGAAGGCTCACGAAGGAAGAGGCGACAGCTCTGGCCGAGGAGATCTTCTCCAACATTAACTTCATCGAAGCATCGGAACTTTTTGATATGGCCTATAGTGTTGCCGTTCTGACCGGATCAAGGGCGATCGATTCTTTTTACGTAGCTGCTGCAAAGCTTGAAGAAGCATTTCTCGTCTCAAACGATAAACATCAGGTTGAAAGTGCCAGGAGGTCCGGAGTCGAAGTATACTACCTCCTCGACGAATTCGAAGAAGTCCGAGAACGCATCGCGAAGTAG
- a CDS encoding antitoxin family protein, whose product MGAVYTAKADKKIEVVYEGGVFRPLGDVKLKEGTEAFVVIKPGGILEAARRHRKKVEEDLLKEFVEERR is encoded by the coding sequence ATGGGCGCAGTCTACACCGCTAAGGCCGATAAGAAGATTGAGGTCGTCTATGAGGGAGGTGTCTTCAGACCGCTGGGAGATGTGAAGCTGAAGGAGGGAACGGAGGCCTTCGTGGTGATAAAGCCGGGAGGGATCCTGGAGGCTGCCAGGAGGCACAGGAAGAAGGTCGAAGAGGACCTGCTCAAAGAGTTCGTCGAGGAGAGACGATGA
- a CDS encoding ribbon-helix-helix domain-containing protein → MAATKSKGHVMGSKIPATEFEQIQRLVEAGVYLNTSDFVRDAIRDKLASIKVIKYRDVDYNTAKKEVSGYFQSRGEAYPSDASEDLELDYDLVAEITEELRREGRLEVI, encoded by the coding sequence ATGGCTGCAACAAAATCGAAGGGGCACGTTATGGGCTCGAAGATACCCGCCACCGAGTTTGAGCAGATCCAGCGATTGGTGGAGGCTGGGGTCTATCTAAATACATCCGATTTTGTGAGAGATGCAATAAGAGATAAGCTCGCATCCATCAAGGTGATCAAATATCGGGATGTGGATTACAATACCGCAAAGAAAGAGGTTTCTGGGTACTTCCAGTCCAGGGGTGAAGCTTACCCCTCCGACGCCAGCGAAGATCTGGAGCTGGACTACGACCTCGTCGCGGAGATCACCGAAGAGCTCCGACGGGAGGGGCGGCTGGAGGTCATCTGA
- a CDS encoding McrC family protein: MNSREIQRIELVEYETRRFLESEISEELGMKIWQNYGNHISIDEPSFKNGNQWSLTANGWAGHIPLTPEFQIALLPKVEIRNLFGMLEYAYRLESLKFPEGLTDCDSLEEFYETLARLFALRVLDRGRKGFFRSYQPRKDRIPYVRGRFDVRKSCQKPWMVKPECCYEEHTSDVEDNQILAWTLRRILQSGVCTERSLPQVRRAYQSLRGLTTPIPCDPQDCAGRLYSRLNEDYQPMHALCRFFLEQSGPSHRIGGRTMIPFLVDMARLYELFVAEWLKAKMPPDFVVRPHEEVVIGRGGRVRFDIDLVVYDRDSQKALFVLDTKYKAPDHPGNDDISQVVTYAAAKDCDEAVLIYPKPLDLDVTIGKIRVRSLGFSLDGDLEEAGQRFLQDLLSGGDR; the protein is encoded by the coding sequence ATGAACTCCAGGGAAATTCAGCGGATCGAGCTGGTGGAGTACGAGACACGAAGGTTTCTCGAATCCGAGATCTCCGAAGAGCTTGGCATGAAGATATGGCAGAACTACGGGAACCATATCTCGATAGACGAGCCGTCCTTCAAGAACGGCAACCAGTGGTCTCTGACTGCAAACGGCTGGGCAGGTCACATACCCCTGACTCCAGAGTTTCAGATCGCCCTCCTGCCAAAAGTGGAGATAAGAAACTTATTTGGGATGCTGGAGTACGCCTACCGGCTCGAGAGCCTCAAGTTTCCCGAGGGCTTAACCGACTGCGATTCGTTGGAGGAGTTTTATGAGACCCTGGCCAGGCTCTTCGCCCTGCGGGTCCTCGACCGGGGTCGCAAGGGCTTCTTCAGATCTTATCAACCCCGGAAAGATCGAATCCCCTACGTCCGCGGCCGTTTCGACGTCCGGAAGAGCTGCCAGAAACCATGGATGGTGAAACCAGAATGCTGCTACGAGGAGCACACCTCCGACGTCGAAGATAACCAGATCCTCGCCTGGACCCTCCGGCGGATCCTCCAGAGCGGCGTCTGCACCGAGCGATCCCTCCCCCAGGTCCGGAGGGCATATCAGTCACTTAGGGGCCTGACAACCCCGATTCCGTGCGACCCCCAGGATTGCGCTGGCCGGCTTTACAGCCGCCTGAACGAGGATTATCAACCGATGCACGCCCTATGCCGCTTCTTTTTGGAGCAGAGCGGACCTTCTCACCGGATCGGAGGCCGGACGATGATCCCCTTCCTGGTGGATATGGCCCGACTCTACGAGCTCTTCGTCGCCGAATGGCTGAAAGCGAAGATGCCGCCGGATTTTGTGGTCAGACCCCATGAGGAGGTCGTCATCGGCCGAGGGGGAAGGGTCAGGTTCGACATCGATCTTGTGGTCTACGATAGAGACTCGCAGAAGGCGCTCTTCGTCCTCGACACCAAATACAAAGCCCCGGACCATCCAGGAAACGACGACATCAGCCAGGTGGTGACCTACGCAGCCGCCAAAGACTGCGATGAGGCGGTGCTGATCTATCCCAAGCCCCTAGACTTGGACGTGACGATCGGCAAAATTAGGGTTCGGAGCCTGGGATTTTCCTTGGATGGCGATCTCGAAGAGGCAGGTCAGAGGTTTCTTCAAGATCTACTTTCTGGCGGCGATCGGTGA
- a CDS encoding McrB family protein, which translates to MLAEKRALFIELFREFIDSYPPTPQGEDHLRHYEEEREEGRRNFETILEAERQGEDVTDEVLMKLLPYAGSKPNRERGYWISIAPAFNGDVRKKFESAGWTDQESWPQVADEILRFVRRCYDRPEELKAACDEFSDSPYSKGFQSGTLTPILHALRPEDFILINNKSRSVVNYFSGTSYSSNLADYPSINETARSLVNDVSDDISDFGISGIRSDDLFDMFTHWLVAIKRDGLNGNSKPFAKICKKIFGNQLEAEWAFDLFKTTLERLGIESLDDERFSITIPIRSGGRTLHLSFGPWLVLGFDGSKDHASDSVTITLLANQTILDDSFVSFVFAKDEDDPEIRNYRIPIEMAMSSGDEIFDAYEDALNYIANKFKDWKRSPWRNKHQERFAQAVFDSKRRQELFAGSLSAGIMTKNIWWVNQGSTLDVELNGGYIWAPIKSKTGRSIYHWDNLSDVCKDDIIIHYANGYLRYASRVIEPARKTNDPHAINGGNWPQEGNLVRVDYHELKPPIPLNKFSQSLSKLDINQGPLNNNGGVKQGYLFRLNSEGLDIIRRSQPETDWPDFLGPTPPSEYPLYKLAEDTGFDLETLERWVRAIRRKRQAVLYGPPGTGKTYVAEHLAKHLIGGTDGFSDLVQFHPAYAYEDFIQGIRPQSDDDGGLRYPIVPGRFLEFCERAESRHGTCVLIIDEINRANLSQVFGELMYLLEYRSRSIPLAGGRRLRIPENVLIIGTMNTADRSIALVDHALRRRFAFLRLLPNHEVLRKYHQSWNKDFPIEGLIGVLRRLNTQINDSHFEVGISFFLREKLAEEIEDIWKMEIEPYLDEYFFDRPEKVDDFRWERVVREIMP; encoded by the coding sequence GTGCTGGCGGAGAAGAGGGCTTTGTTCATTGAGCTATTTCGCGAATTCATAGACAGCTATCCGCCCACACCTCAAGGCGAGGATCATCTCAGGCATTACGAAGAGGAGAGAGAAGAAGGCCGCAGGAATTTTGAGACGATCCTCGAAGCGGAAAGGCAGGGCGAGGATGTAACCGATGAAGTCCTCATGAAGCTTCTCCCCTATGCAGGCTCAAAGCCCAATCGAGAGAGGGGCTATTGGATATCCATCGCCCCTGCCTTCAATGGTGACGTGAGGAAGAAGTTCGAATCCGCCGGATGGACCGATCAAGAATCATGGCCTCAAGTCGCAGACGAGATCCTCCGTTTTGTCCGCCGCTGCTACGATCGACCCGAGGAGCTGAAGGCCGCATGTGATGAGTTCTCGGATTCGCCATACTCCAAGGGGTTCCAATCTGGTACTCTGACGCCGATCCTTCACGCCCTAAGGCCGGAAGATTTCATCTTGATCAACAACAAATCGAGGAGCGTCGTGAACTACTTTTCCGGCACGTCTTACTCGTCAAATTTGGCAGATTACCCCTCGATCAACGAGACGGCACGTTCACTGGTTAATGACGTCTCAGACGACATTAGCGATTTTGGGATTTCAGGAATTAGATCAGATGATCTCTTCGATATGTTCACTCATTGGTTGGTGGCGATCAAAAGAGACGGCCTCAACGGGAACTCAAAACCCTTTGCTAAAATATGTAAAAAGATATTCGGAAACCAACTTGAGGCAGAATGGGCTTTTGATCTGTTTAAGACTACCCTTGAGCGTCTGGGGATCGAGAGCCTCGATGATGAGCGTTTTTCAATCACAATCCCGATAAGATCTGGTGGAAGAACTCTGCATCTGAGTTTTGGTCCGTGGTTGGTATTGGGATTCGATGGCTCAAAAGATCACGCTTCGGATAGCGTTACTATAACACTATTAGCGAATCAGACGATTTTGGACGATAGTTTTGTATCATTCGTCTTTGCCAAAGATGAGGATGACCCAGAAATACGAAATTACCGGATACCAATAGAAATGGCCATGTCCTCTGGAGACGAGATCTTTGATGCCTACGAGGATGCGCTCAATTATATTGCGAACAAATTCAAAGACTGGAAAAGATCTCCATGGCGGAATAAACACCAAGAACGATTTGCACAAGCAGTATTTGATTCGAAAAGAAGGCAAGAATTATTTGCGGGCTCACTTAGCGCCGGGATTATGACGAAGAACATTTGGTGGGTCAACCAGGGATCAACGCTAGACGTAGAATTAAATGGCGGCTATATATGGGCGCCAATAAAGTCCAAAACAGGCCGTTCTATTTATCACTGGGACAACTTGTCAGATGTTTGCAAAGATGACATCATAATTCATTACGCCAACGGCTACTTGCGTTATGCAAGCCGAGTTATCGAACCTGCAAGAAAGACAAACGATCCGCACGCCATAAACGGAGGAAATTGGCCGCAAGAAGGAAACCTTGTTCGAGTCGATTATCATGAGCTAAAGCCCCCCATCCCATTGAACAAATTCTCACAATCGCTCTCGAAACTCGATATAAATCAAGGCCCTCTGAACAACAATGGTGGTGTAAAACAGGGATACCTATTTCGCCTAAATTCGGAGGGGCTTGATATAATTCGACGATCTCAGCCTGAGACCGATTGGCCCGATTTCTTGGGACCGACACCACCCTCTGAGTATCCCCTTTACAAACTTGCCGAAGATACCGGCTTCGATCTCGAAACCTTAGAGCGCTGGGTCCGCGCCATCAGACGAAAACGGCAGGCCGTCCTCTACGGCCCGCCGGGGACGGGGAAGACCTACGTCGCCGAGCATCTCGCAAAGCACCTCATCGGCGGGACAGATGGCTTCTCTGACCTCGTCCAGTTTCATCCCGCCTACGCCTACGAGGACTTCATCCAGGGGATAAGGCCCCAGTCGGACGACGACGGCGGCCTGAGGTACCCCATCGTCCCAGGGCGGTTCCTCGAGTTCTGCGAGCGGGCCGAATCTCGGCATGGGACCTGCGTTCTGATCATCGACGAGATCAACCGGGCGAACCTCTCCCAGGTCTTCGGGGAGCTGATGTACCTCCTCGAATACCGGAGCCGTTCGATCCCCCTAGCCGGAGGCAGAAGGCTCAGGATCCCCGAGAACGTCCTCATCATCGGGACGATGAACACCGCCGACCGTTCCATCGCATTGGTGGATCACGCCCTCCGGCGGCGCTTCGCCTTCCTCCGGCTCCTGCCCAATCACGAGGTGCTGCGCAAGTATCACCAAAGTTGGAATAAGGACTTTCCAATCGAGGGGCTGATCGGGGTTTTGCGCCGACTGAATACTCAGATCAACGACAGCCACTTCGAAGTCGGGATATCCTTCTTCCTCCGGGAAAAACTCGCCGAGGAGATCGAGGACATCTGGAAGATGGAGATCGAGCCCTACCTCGACGAGTACTTCTTCGACCGGCCCGAGAAGGTCGATGACTTCCGCTGGGAGAGAGTCGTAAGAGAGATCATGCCATGA